Proteins from one Fragaria vesca subsp. vesca linkage group LG6, FraVesHawaii_1.0, whole genome shotgun sequence genomic window:
- the LOC101315460 gene encoding membrane-associated 30 kDa protein, chloroplastic-like, producing MATKLHIFTEFTMASTPTSSFSASSSTSLSMVRRPLTNGGVGALKVEVIRVASSCKRHLSRQRGGALRARMNLFDRFSRVVKSYANAIISSFGDPEKILEQAILEMNIDLTKTRQATAQVLSSQKRLENKCKAAQQASEDWYRKAQLALQKGEEDLARGALKRRKSFEDNANSMRTQLDQQKSVVDIIVANTKLLESKIQDARSKKDTLKARAQSAKTAVKVSEMVGNVNTSSALSTFDKIEEKVLAMESQAEALGQLTTDDLEGKKGYLPPGRTITPRSNKACPFKDSEIEMSLKEMRREAQDFIRSKEYSQCIREAQNFIRSKEYSQWIREAQDFIRSKEVLSIETGSTGLHTKQCVCTMDTRNTGEKAGKSIQLLSTFLGGFVIAFLKGWLLTLVLLLCIPALGISGGLMSIIV from the exons ATGGCCACCAAGTTGCATATATTTACAGAGTTTACCATGGCATCAACTCCCACCTCTTCGTTCTCTGCTTCCTCCTCCACCAGCCTCTCCATGGTCCGGAGACCTCTCACGAACGGCGGAG TGGGAGCTCTAAAAGTTGAAGTCATTAGGGTTGCTTCTTCCTGTAAGCGACATCTATCGAGACAACGCGGAGGTGCTCTTCGTGCTCGTATGAACCTTTTTGACCGGTTTTCTAGAGTTGTCAAG TCATATGCAAATGCAATCATAAGTTCCTTCGGAGATCCTGAGAAAATATTGGAGCAAGCAATTCTTGAAATGAATATTGACTTGACTAAGACGCGTCAGGCCACAGCACAA GTATTGTCTTCCCAAAAACGTTTGGAAAATAAGTGTAAAGCTGCGCAACAAGCTTCTGAGGACTG GTATCGAAAAGCACAATTAGCTCTTCAGAAAGGAGAGGAGGATCTTGCACGTGGAGCTCTGAAGAGACGTAAATCTTTTGAG GATAATGCTAATTCTATGAGAACTCAACTTGATCAACAAAAAAGTGTTGTAGATATTATTGTGGCTAATACAAAG CTTTTAGAGAGCAAGATACAAGATGCAAGGTCGAAAAAAGATACCCTCAAAGCACGCGCTCAGTCTGCAAA GACTGCTGTTAAAGTGAGTGAGATGGTGGGGAATGTCAATACAAGTAGTGCCCTTTCCACTTTTGACAAGATAGAAGAGAAAG TCTTAGCAATGGAATCCCAAGCAGAAGCTCTTGGCCAGCTAACTACAGATGATTTGGAAGGAAAG AAAGGATATCTTCCACCTGGAAGAACTATTACTCCCAGATCGAACAAGGCATGTCCGTTCAAGGATTCTGAAATTGAAATGTCGCTTAAGGAAATGAGAAGGGAAGCACAGGACTTCATACGAAGCAAAGAGTACTCACAATGCATACGGGAAGCACAGAACTTCATACGAAGCAAAGAGTACTCACAATGGATACGGGAAGCACAGGACTTCATACGAAGCAAAGA AGTACTTAGCATCGAGACGGGAAGCACAGGACTTCATACGAAGCAATGTGTTTGCACAATGGATACGAGAAACACAGGAGAAAAG GCGGGGAAGTCCATACAGCTCCTATCAACGTTTCTCGGGGGTTTTGTAATTGCTTTTCTCAAAGGATGGCTTCTCACCTTGGTTCTACTATTGTGTATTCCTGCACTTGGCATTTCTGGTGGACTCATGTCTATTATCGTTTAA